A single Anatilimnocola floriformis DNA region contains:
- a CDS encoding PAS domain-containing protein → MFEEAGFIGIWECDPASERDWVDVALQEFLQAVPVVRGEKKPISLLSVLSAADCSRLLAAARLAVESRAPLAEEFELNGTASAVWRIRLQGGVLPSGQAGRVVASCRCESKPAEPSSEEELRKFMTNDLVDSIPLFIVILNHAGDLHYVNRRTAEFLGWSLKELQEKDWVTEFLEPSEQARIQTAMANSYLAKGMETVQTRIRSATGEIRILEWNGCSAFQPGNNSGWMVGVGLDVTERENAEQASRLKQRALEQSINGIVISDMQARLTFVNESFQQMLGYDSPTEMLGMFALDLCEDPAAGARVMETVLANDAWVGELNFVRKDRNLIVLLVSATLLRDQDGQPQSLMASTIDITERKRHMRERLQIQEALQASEQHYRQLFETMTEGFSLHELIVNDQGEPIDYRYLDVNPAFETLMNVRRADVIGKLHSEFPSDDREFWVKTYGQVALTGQPLRSEYVHPKTQRQWIVLAYRTQPLQFAVLFSEISNWREAEQERQIAHDRLMMIINKAPLILFSLDRDGCVTASEGRGLARVGLRPGQLVGKTIAEVYPAATPSLRAIERALSGESVNFLAEGQGVFFDSHYEPIHDIDGKVIGMTGLAVDMTEQTQAQARLRESSERLQLLLKYAPAGVAMFDRDLKYIACSLRWLVDYRLEGQDLLGRSHYEVFPEITPRWREIHNRCLQGAVERCERDMFKRADGTATWLRWEIQPWRDAEGNIGGLVFFTEDVSKDVQAEEEVQSLRNQAAHAGRIATMGEMAAGIAHELNQPLAAISLYAEGCAAAANAGALSQPDLIEKFSQIGELANRCGEIIRRLRAFATKRESRRSTQDLRDILAASLELLRHEYRNAGVQCRVAMPEDPLWLFADTIELQQVFINILRNALEATVAQVGGLWRLPRRQFRRLIAAFRSVTTGREFHPPKSLNSSLLSSPPRPTASEWD, encoded by the coding sequence ATGTTCGAAGAGGCTGGCTTCATTGGAATATGGGAATGTGACCCCGCGTCGGAACGGGATTGGGTAGATGTTGCGCTGCAGGAATTTCTGCAAGCAGTCCCGGTTGTTCGCGGCGAGAAAAAGCCGATTTCGCTGCTAAGTGTGCTCAGCGCCGCCGATTGCAGTCGTTTGCTGGCGGCCGCGCGCCTGGCGGTCGAATCTCGTGCGCCGTTGGCGGAAGAATTCGAACTGAACGGCACCGCCAGCGCGGTCTGGAGAATTCGTCTGCAGGGAGGCGTTCTGCCGTCGGGGCAAGCGGGTCGAGTGGTAGCGTCTTGCCGTTGTGAATCAAAGCCAGCGGAACCTTCTTCGGAGGAGGAACTGCGGAAGTTCATGACGAACGACCTGGTTGATTCCATTCCGCTCTTCATTGTGATTCTGAACCACGCCGGTGATTTGCATTACGTCAACCGGCGCACGGCAGAGTTCTTGGGATGGTCTCTGAAAGAACTCCAGGAGAAGGATTGGGTCACGGAGTTTCTGGAGCCGAGCGAACAGGCGCGCATTCAGACGGCCATGGCCAACTCTTATCTGGCCAAAGGGATGGAAACGGTGCAGACCCGCATTCGTTCCGCTACCGGTGAGATTCGCATCCTGGAGTGGAACGGATGTTCGGCTTTTCAACCTGGCAACAACTCGGGCTGGATGGTCGGCGTGGGCTTGGATGTCACCGAGCGTGAAAATGCCGAGCAAGCTTCGCGGCTGAAGCAGCGCGCGCTCGAGCAATCGATCAACGGCATTGTGATCTCCGACATGCAAGCCCGGCTGACCTTTGTCAATGAATCGTTCCAGCAAATGCTGGGCTATGATTCGCCGACAGAAATGTTGGGAATGTTTGCCTTAGATTTATGTGAGGATCCAGCTGCCGGCGCACGCGTGATGGAGACCGTGCTGGCCAACGATGCCTGGGTCGGCGAGTTGAACTTTGTTCGCAAGGATCGCAACCTGATTGTGTTGCTTGTCTCTGCGACCTTGCTTCGCGATCAAGATGGCCAACCGCAATCGCTGATGGCTTCGACGATCGACATCACCGAGCGCAAACGGCACATGCGGGAGCGTTTGCAGATTCAGGAGGCGTTACAGGCCAGCGAACAGCATTATCGTCAACTGTTCGAAACGATGACCGAAGGATTCTCGCTGCACGAGCTGATCGTGAACGACCAGGGAGAGCCAATCGATTACCGCTATCTCGACGTTAACCCCGCCTTCGAAACGTTGATGAATGTGCGCCGCGCCGATGTCATCGGCAAGCTGCATTCTGAGTTTCCTAGCGATGATCGCGAATTCTGGGTCAAAACCTACGGACAGGTCGCGCTCACGGGTCAGCCGTTGCGCAGCGAATACGTCCATCCGAAGACGCAGCGGCAATGGATTGTGTTGGCGTATCGTACGCAACCGCTGCAATTCGCGGTTCTCTTTAGTGAGATCTCGAACTGGCGAGAAGCCGAACAAGAACGGCAGATTGCGCACGATCGGTTGATGATGATCATCAACAAGGCGCCGCTCATTTTGTTCTCACTCGATCGCGATGGCTGCGTGACTGCGTCAGAGGGGCGCGGTCTCGCCCGCGTGGGATTGCGTCCTGGTCAACTCGTCGGCAAGACGATTGCGGAGGTTTATCCTGCGGCGACGCCATCTTTGCGCGCCATCGAACGTGCCTTGTCTGGGGAATCGGTCAATTTTTTGGCCGAAGGTCAGGGAGTCTTTTTTGATTCGCACTATGAGCCCATTCATGACATTGACGGCAAAGTGATCGGAATGACGGGTCTGGCTGTCGACATGACGGAACAGACTCAAGCCCAGGCCAGGCTGCGCGAAAGCAGCGAGCGATTGCAACTATTGCTCAAATACGCGCCTGCCGGCGTCGCGATGTTCGATCGCGATTTGAAGTACATCGCTTGCAGCCTGCGCTGGCTCGTTGATTACCGACTTGAGGGGCAGGATCTGCTCGGTCGCTCGCATTACGAAGTCTTTCCTGAAATTACGCCGCGCTGGCGCGAAATTCACAACCGTTGTTTACAAGGCGCCGTCGAACGCTGCGAACGTGATATGTTCAAACGCGCTGACGGTACCGCAACCTGGTTGCGCTGGGAAATTCAGCCCTGGCGCGACGCGGAAGGAAACATCGGTGGCCTGGTGTTCTTCACCGAAGATGTCTCCAAGGATGTGCAGGCGGAAGAGGAAGTTCAGTCTCTGCGCAATCAAGCGGCGCATGCGGGACGGATTGCGACGATGGGCGAAATGGCCGCGGGCATTGCCCACGAACTCAATCAGCCGCTCGCAGCGATCAGCCTGTATGCCGAAGGATGTGCCGCCGCGGCGAACGCCGGCGCGCTGTCGCAACCGGATTTGATCGAAAAATTTAGTCAGATCGGCGAACTCGCCAATCGCTGCGGCGAGATCATTCGCCGCTTGCGGGCCTTTGCGACCAAGCGAGAAAGCCGCCGCTCAACGCAGGACCTGCGTGACATTCTGGCCGCTTCGCTGGAACTGCTGCGTCACGAATACCGAAACGCCGGCGTTCAATGCCGCGTCGCGATGCCGGAAGACCCGCTGTGGTTGTTTGCCGATACGATCGAACTGCAGCAGGTGTTCATCAATATCCTGCGCAATGCTCTCGAGGCCACGGTCGCTCAAGTGGGCGGCTTGTGGAGATTACCGCGGCGGCAATTTCGCCGACTCATTGCTGCGTTT
- a CDS encoding response regulator transcription factor, translating into MNSLADDSVLLRDDLGFRRNQPIHVHVIDDDADVRASLEWTLRSVGYPVQTHASVAEFSDCKSVQTPCCVIVDLIMPGMTGLKFCRELASRSGCNFVMLTGHGDIATAVEAMKLGATDFLEKPCPRQKLLSAVQRAQQSLLAELVELKEEELTRQQIEQLTTREKEVLEQMAQGRVTKEIASQLGISAKTVDVHRSRISQKLRFDSPTQLGRFVAVEYRRQQRLIRQQPQD; encoded by the coding sequence ATGAATTCGCTTGCGGATGATTCGGTTCTTCTTCGGGACGACCTGGGATTTCGCCGGAACCAACCAATTCATGTTCACGTAATCGACGACGACGCCGATGTGCGAGCCTCGCTCGAGTGGACGCTGCGATCCGTCGGTTATCCCGTTCAGACCCACGCCAGTGTGGCCGAGTTTAGCGACTGCAAATCTGTGCAAACGCCCTGCTGCGTGATCGTCGACCTGATCATGCCAGGCATGACCGGCTTGAAATTCTGCCGTGAACTCGCATCTCGCTCAGGTTGCAACTTCGTCATGCTCACGGGTCACGGCGACATCGCAACAGCCGTCGAAGCCATGAAGCTGGGCGCGACCGACTTTCTCGAAAAGCCTTGTCCACGGCAGAAGCTACTGAGCGCCGTGCAAAGAGCACAGCAATCACTGCTGGCGGAACTTGTGGAGCTCAAAGAAGAAGAACTCACGCGACAACAGATCGAGCAACTGACGACGCGCGAGAAAGAAGTCCTGGAGCAAATGGCCCAAGGCCGAGTCACCAAGGAAATCGCATCTCAACTCGGCATCAGCGCAAAAACAGTCGACGTTCACCGCTCACGCATCTCTCAAAAGCTGCGTTTCGACTCTCCCACCCAACTCGGCAGGTTTGTCGCCGTTGAATATCGCCGCCAACAACGCCTCATCCGGCAGCAACCGCAAGATTAA